Below is a window of Terriglobales bacterium DNA.
GCTACGAGACGCCGTGGGGCGAGGCCGTCAACTACGACGGCGCGGGCTGCGCGGGCGTGCGGCGGTATTTCGTGGAGAACGCCGCGTACTGGGTGCGGGAGTACCACATGGACGGGCTGCGGCTCGACGCGGTGCACACCATGCATGACCACTCGGCGCGGCACGTGCTGGCGGAGGTGGCGGAGGCGGCGCACGCGGCGGGCGCGGAGGCGGGGCGCCCGGCGGTGGTGATCGCGGAGTCGGACGCGAACGACGCGATGCTGGTGGCGCCGGCGGAGCGCGGCGGCTACGGGCTCGACGCGGTGTGGAGCGACGACTTCCACCACGCGGTGCACGCGTTCTTCACCGGCGAGCGCGCCGGCTACTACCAGGATTTCGGCCGGGGAGAGCAGATCGCGAAAGCGCTGCGCGAGGGCTTCTGCTTCCAGGGCGAGCACTTCGCATACTGGGGCAAGCCGCGCGGGAGCAAGCCGGCGGGGATGCGCGCGGAGCAGCACGTCTTGTGCCTGCAGAACCACGACCAGGTCGGGAACCGCGCGCACGGCGAGCGCTTGACGCAGCTCGTCCCGCGGGGCGCGCGCAAGCTGGCCGCGGCGCTGCTGGTGCTCGCGCCCGAGACGCCGCTGCTGTTCATGGGGCAGGAGTACGACGAGCGGAATCCGTTCCTGTTCTTCACCAGCTTCGGCGACCCGGCGCTGCGCAAGGCGGTGGTCGCGGGCCGCAAGAAGGAGTTCAAGAAGTTCGGTTTTGCGGACACACCCGATCCCGAGGACGCGAAGACGTTCGAGCGGTCGAAGCTTCAGTGGCCAGTGGACGGTGGACAGTGGACAGACCAGGGCCAACGGGAGATGTGGGAGTGGTATCGCCGCCTGCTGGAGCTGCGGCGGGAGTGGGTCGCCGGCACGGACCGGCAGTGCGACGTGCGGCTCGAGGGCGCCGTGCTCACGATGAGAGTGGGGAGCCTGGTGGTGCAGGCGGGGCTGAAGGCCGGGGCGGCGCTGCCGCCGGCTGCGGGGAAGCCGCTGCTGGAATCTTACGAAGACGGCTATGCCGTGCGCGTGAGTCCTCAGGGCTGAGCATCGAGGCGATAGGGGTTCCTCGACTCGCGCTCATCCGCTGCGCGGACTCGCGCTTCGCTCGGAATGACAATCAAGTCCAAAGCCGCGGCCGGGGGCGGCCGCGGTACCCGGATCATGGCGTATCGAAGTACCCGACCAGGCGCTCGTCGATGGTGAACTGGTTGCAGTGGGCGTCGTGCTGCTGGTAGCCCGCGGCGAACTTTTCCTTGAAGCGGTGGAAGTCCTCGGCGGAGTCCCACTGGTCGATGGTGGCGTAGTGGTCGACGTGCTCGCGGTCGCGCAGCAGGATGGTTCCGAGGTATCCGGCGCCCTGGCGGAAGAAATGGGCCCAGTCGCCGTCGGGGCCATAGTATTTCTCGAAGGCGGCGGCCTGCTCGCGGTGCACGCGGTATTCCCAGATGATCTGCAGCATGTTGGCGATTGTAAATGCCCAGCGGTTCAGCTCGGTGGAAGAGCGGCGCTTCCGCGCCGCGTGAGCGGCGAAAAGGATGCTGGGCTTTAGCCCGGGCCTAAAGGCCGCGGCAAAGGAGCGCCGGACGCGGGCCTGAAGGCCCGCTCTTCCACCATCAGCGTATGCCCACCAGCCCGCGCACCGAGTCGACCAGCTTCTGCGGGTCGTAGCCGACGCCGTCCTTGAAGACCATCTGCACGTTCTCGATGTCGGCGATGTTCTTGTCGGGTGAGCCCTTCACCAGGATGAGGTCGGCGGCCTTGCCCACCTCGATCGTCCCGACCTCTTTCTCGATGCCGAGGTAGCGCGCGCCGTTCTGCGTGCAGATCTGGATGGCTTCGAGCGGCGTGAAGCCCGCTTCGACCAGCAGCTCGACCTCGCGTTGCGAGCCGAAACCGGCGAGTGCGCCGCCGTTGCCGGTGGGGTCGGTGCCGGCGACGAGCAGGCCGCCGGCCTTGGCGAACGCGCGCTCGAACTGCATTTCCATCTGGAAGAGGCGTCCCCAGGGCGCTTCGGGCTTGCCGTAGCGCTGCTGGTTGCGAACCGGGTCGTCGAGCCCCGCGCGCGAGGAGAGGAACATGGTCTTGGCGGTGTCGCTCATGGCGTCGAGCACGCGCTGCGGCGCGGGGTTCGAGCGGTTGGGCACGAACATCTCGAACACCGGCAGGGTGGAGGTGACGGCGACCTTCTTCTCGACCAGCGTGCGGATGGTCTGCTGGATCTCGGGGCCGTTGACGTCCATGGTCGCCAGGTGGACGTAGGCCTTGCTCGAGCTGGGACACTCGTCGGGCTTCTTCCCGGGGAAAAACTCGGTATCGACGATGAGGCCGTGCTCGAGGTCGTCGATGCCGAGCTCGGCGGCTTCGCGGAAGCCGATGGAACAGAGGTGGCCGGTGACCTTGAGGCCGCGGCGGTGGGCCTCGTCGATGGCGGCCTTCAGGTTGGCGCGCGTGATGACGTTGTAGGCCTTGAAGGAGGTCGCGCCCTGGTCGGCCCAGAAGGCAACGGTCGCGCGCGCGTCTTCGGGCGTGGCGATGGCATGCATCTGCGGTGTGAAGGCGCCCGCGCCTTCGAGGTAGGGACCGGTGACGTGCATCTTCGGGCCCACCGACTTGCCGGAGTCGATGAGCTTCTTGAGTTCGAGGTCGGTGTAGGGCTCGATGGAGCCGCCGGTGCGCAGCGAGGTCACGCCGGCAGCGAGATAGAGCCGCGGGAAGCTGTAGGGCATCTCGTGGAAGACGCCGCCGCCGGCGGGATAGAACATATGCTCGTGCAGCAGGACGAGGCCGGGGAGCAGCGTCATGCCGGTGCCGTCGATGAGCTTCTCGACCTTCATCTTCCACGGCCGACCCTTCTCGATAATGGGCATTTCGTCTTTGGAGGGGCTGAGCTTCTCATTCGGGCCAAAGATCCGCAGGATCCGGCCATTCACGATCAGGATGGTCTGGTCTTCCTTGGCGAGGGCGCCGGTGCCATCGATGATGCGGACGTGGGTGATGCCGATCTCGCGGCGGTCGTCAGCGACGTACTGCTGCACGGCGGGCGAGAGGTTCTGTGGCGCGGCGGAGGCGGCGAGGAGCAGCAGAACGAACAGGCTCTTCATGGGGGAGGGATTGTAAACCAGCGGCGGCGGGGCCGCCGCCGCTACAGCCGGCGGGCCGCCGGCGCTACTTTTTATTCTTGGCGATGGAGAGCAGGAGCTCGCTGTCGGCGCCCTTGGCGCGCAGCGAGCCTTCGATCTCGGCGTTGAGCGAGAAGCTGACGCCGTACTTCTCGACCAGCGTGATGATGCGGACCTTGGCGAGGCCGTTGAGGAGCGCCTCCTCCACGTCTTTCTCGGAGAGCGGTTTGGGGCCGGCGCTTTCGAGCGCGACGTCGCGGCGCGCCTGGTACTCGGCCTGGAAGGCGACGACCTGCGACCATTCCTTGTAGTTGGGCAGGCTGAGGCGGAGCTCGTGGTCGCCGGGCGGCGCCTCGACGACCAGCTCGCCGCGCTCGCTGGTGCGGCCCTGGTAGCGGCCGTCGAGATAGACCTCGACCCCTCCGGGCTGCGAGTTCACGGTCAGGCGCGCGATCTTCGGCTTGGGAGGCTCGGGCGGCGGGGCGGGCGGCGGCGGCTCCTTGGCTTTGAGTTCCGCCTTGAGGCGCGCAAGGGCGGTATCGAAGTTGTTGACGAAGCTGAGCAGCTCGCTCGCCTTGTAGGTCAGGCCCTTGTTGTCGACGGCGTTGACCTGGATGCGGTTGTCGACCACGCGCGGCTCCACGTGCAGCCAGTTGTAGTTCTTGCCCTTGATGACGAAGTGGGCGAAGTTGTCCCAGTCCTTGGTCTCGGAGATCTCGGCGCGGGTGAAGCTCATGGAGTGGCCGGGAACGTCGACGGAGTGGTAGACGATGCGGTCGCGCGTGATGTCCAGGAAGCCGTAGCAGTTCACCACCGAGAGCAGGAGCAGGTTGACGTGCAGGTGGGCGACGGTGAAGCGGACGCAGTCGTTCTCCTTGAAGAGCGTCTCGGAGAACTGGGTGGTGCGGTAGTCGGTATTGCACTGGGCGCGCGCGGGGCGGCTCGCCATCACGAGCATGGCGAAGGCGAGCAGCAGCATGACGCGGCCGAGACGCAAGGGGCACTCCCTGAGATGGGATTTTGCGCGGAGTATAGCAAAACGGGAGCGCGGAGGATGTGACGCATGCGCCGGCGAGGTCGCCGGCGCCTACCTGAGGGTGGGCAGAAGGCGGATGTTAGAATCGGAGATTACCCGCGCAGCGCCGCCCACATATGGACCGCCAGTTCATCCGCAATTTCGCCATCATCGCGCACATCGACCACGGGAAATCGACCCTGGCGGACCGGCTGCTGGAGCTGACGGGCGCGCTGACCGCGCGCGAGATGCACGCCCAGGTGCTGGACGCGATGGACCTGGAGCGCGAGCGCGGCATCACCATCAAGGCGCACGCCGTCCGCATGAAGTACGTGGCGAAGGACGGCACCGAGTACCAGCTCAACCTGATCGACACGCCCGGGCACGTGGACTTCAGCTACGAGGTCTCGCGCTCGCTGGCCTCGTGCGAGGGCGCGCTGCTGCTGGTCGACGCCTCGCAGGGCGTGGAGGCGCAGACGCTGGCCAACGCGTACCTCGCGATCAACCATGGCCTCGAGATCATCCCGGTCATCAACAAGATCGACCTGCCGTCGGCCGACATCCCGCGGGTGAAGGAGATGATCGAGCAGACCATCGGGCTGGACGCTTCGAACGCGCTGCTGGTCTCGGCCAAGACGGGCGACGGCGTGCCCGAGGTGCTGGAGGCGATCGTGCAGCGCATCCCGCCGCCGAAAGGCCTGGCGCGGACGCACCTGCAGGCGCTCATCTTCGACTCCTGGTTCGACCCGTACCGCGGCGTGGTGGTGCTGACGCGCGTGTTCCAGGGCACGCTGAAGATGGGCGACCGCATCCGGCTGTGGTCGAATGGCAAGATCTTCACCATCGAGGGGCTGGGCGTGCTCACCCCCAAGCCGGTGGTGATCGATGAGTTGGTCGCGGGCGAGGTCGGCTTCCTCATCGCCAACCTGAAGAACGTGGGCGACACCAAGATCGGCGACACCATCACGCACGAGGACCGGCCGGCCATCGACGCGCTGCCGGGGTTCGAAGAGATCAAGCCGATGGTGTTCGCGGGGCTTTACACGGTGGATGCGCACGAGCACACCGCGCTGCGCGAGGCGCTGGAGAAGCTGCGGCTGAATGATTCCTCCTTCTTCTTCGAGCCGGAGAGCTCGGCGGCGCTCGGCTTCGGCTTCCGCTGCGGCTTCCTGGGCCTGCTGCACATGGAGATCATCCAGGAGCGGCTGGAGCGCGAGCACAAGCTCGACCTCATCACCACGGCGCCCAGCGTGCGCTTCAAGGTGACCAAGACGGACGGCAGCGTGCTCGAGGTCGACAATCCCTCGCGCTGGCCGAACACCACCGAGATCGAGAAGGTCGAGGAGCCGGTGATCCTGGCGACCATCCTGACGACCGAAGAGTTCGTGGGGAACATCCTGAAGCTGGTGGAAGAGAAGCGCGGCAAGCAGAAGGCGTTCGAATACGTGAGCGCGAACCGCGTGATGCTGACCTACGAGCTGCCGCTGGTGGAGATCGTGCTGGATTTCTACGACCGGCTGAAGTCGGTGTCGAAGGGCTACGCGTCGCTCGACTACCACCTGTCGGGCTACTGGGAGTCGCCGATGGTGAAGCTCGACATCCTGGTGGGGGGCGAGGCGGTGGACGCGCTCTCGCTCATCGTGCATCGCGACTTCGCGTACGAGCGCGGGCGCGCGCTGGCGGCGAAGATGAAAGAGCTCATCCCGCGGCAGATGTTCGAAGTGGCGATCCAGGCGGCCATCGGCGCGAAGATCATCGCGCGCGAGACGGTGGGCGCGATCCGCAAGAACGTGCTGGCGAAGTGCTACGGCGGCGACATCACGCGCAAGCGCAAGCTGCTGGAGAAGCAGAAGGAAGGCAAGAAGCGCATGAAGCGCATCGGGAAGGTCGACATCCCGCAGGAGGCCTTCCTGGCCGTGCTGCGCGTGGGCGAAGAGTAGGCGTTTTTCGCACCGGGGCGCGTGCAGCAAAGGCAGTTCTTACGCGGGGTTCACGCACCTCCGTGCATGGCGCATGTGCAAAACTCCCAGGCGCGCCGGCGGCGGGTTCCCCGACGGCCGCGCGACGGAGGCCGCGCCGGGCCTTAGAAGCCCAACCCGCTCATTCCAATCCACTTTGCCGGTTGCCGCAGAATGGATGCAATCTGCGTAACTGACTGAAATCATTTCGTAACCTCCCTCACACGCCCGCGTTGTTCACAGGCTTTTCCACCGCGCGGCGGAAAATTCTTCCGGCTCCCAATGAAGGGAACCGCGGCCAGACGTGGGGAAGCGTCCGGCCGCGGGCTTCTCCTCCTCAGTCGCCGAGGACGAAGCGGACGGTGACCTGCGCCTCGACCTCGATGGGTGAGCCGTTGAGATAGTAGGGACGAAAGCGCCACTGCCGTACCGCCTCGAGTGCAGCTCCGACGAGCATGGGATGGCCACTGACGACGCGGAGGCTTTCAACCCCGCCGTCTTTGGCGATCACCGCGTGCAGGATGACTTCTCCTTGTACGCGGATCAGCTTCGCTTGCGGTGGATACGCGGGCTCGACGCGATGGACGATCATGCCTGGGTCGAGGCGCGAGAGCACGAGCTTCTCGGGACCCCTGACCGGGCGCGGCGGTGGTACGAATCCGTTGGGATCGCCACCGGGCACGCCACAACAGCCGCTCGGTCCGGTGGAGGGCAATTCGGGGATCGTCTCTCCGACAAAATCAGGCCGCGCGGGACCATACGGCAGCGCAGGAGACATGTTGCGCACGATCGGTCTCGGACCGCCGAGGAATGGTCCATGACTGTTCCCGCCGCCCGGCTCGGGCCGCTGATCCCGATCCGATGCCGGCGCCTGGCCCAACGGTACGTTCAGGACCTGCGCGTGCACCGACATTCCGGGAATGGCGTCGAGGTAAAGCAGCGGCACGGCGACGAGCGCGGCGATGACCAGGCTTTCGCCGGCGAGGGTAGCGACGAGCGCGAGCTTGCGGCGGCGGCGCTCGGCGCGCGGGACTTCCAGCAGAACGGAGTCGAACATCTCTCACCTCTTCTTCTCGAGGGCGGGGCAGCAAGCCGCTTCGGGCCCTCGCGCTGTGCTCGCGCGGGCCAGCGCTCGCTCCGCGCCCACCCGTTTGCGCGAAAGACACCGCGGCGACGGAGGGAGAAAAAGAAAAGCCGCCCGCGTGGGCGGCTTTATTTTCCGGGAGCCGGGAACTAGCGCGGCTTGGTCGGTGTCGGCTGTGGCTGTGCCGGGCGCGTGGCGGAAGGCGCCGCAGGAGCGCCGGCCGCGGGCTTGGGCGGCGCCGGCACGCCGGACTCGGTGTTGTAGGCCTCGACCACGGCCTGGGTGATGTTCACACCCTGGGCGGCCCACAGCACGTTGGTGTTCTGCTCGTTGCCGACGTCGATGATGACGGCGAAGCCGTTGGCCGTCGCCCACTTGTCGAGCGTCTTGAAGATCTTGGTGCCGATGGCGTTGCCGATGTCGTTGGACTGCGTCTGGAAATCCTTCTGCGCGTCTTCGGCGAGGCGCTTGAGGGCGGTCTGCTTCTGGTCGATCTGGCGGAGCAGGCTCTGGCGGGCGTCCTCGTTCATCTTGTCGCCCTGGGTCTGCATCTGGGTCTGGAGCGCCTTGATCTCGTCCTGCTTGGTCTTGATCTCGACGCTCTTGGGGTCGAAGCGCTTCTGCAGGGCGGCGAAGTCGCGCTGGCCCTCGTTGGAAGCCAGGATGGCCATCTGCATGTTGATGATGCCGACCTTGGTGGGCGCGGGGGCGGCAGGCGAAGCGGGCGCCGGCGAGGCGGCCGCGCGCGTGGTCTGCGCGAATGCGGTGAGCGACAGGATGACGGCCAGGGCCAGGGCGATACGTGCGTGCGTGCGATTCATTGTTTCTCGTGAACTCCTTCGGTGTACTCCAGGATCCCTCAGAAACCCTTCAGACGGCGGCCTGCGCGCTCATCCATTGGACGGGGGACAGGCAGGAACGGAGGCTTCTCACTGAAAAATCTCAGGGCTGCGAGTAGCAGCCATTATAGGCGGGTTGGGCAGGCGTGGCAAACCGCTCACCCATGCTCGGTGGTCAGACGCTGGCGTCCTCCTCCGCCCGGTCGTTATCGGGGATCAGCGACTTACGGAGTTCGCGCTCACGCAGCCAGGTGAAGATCACGGGCGTCACGATGAGCACATGCAGCAGCGAGCTCACCATGCCACCCAAGACCGGGGTCGCGATGGGCTTCATGACCTCGGCCCCGGTGCGGGTGGACCACATGATGGGCAGCAGGCCGGCGACGACCGTGGCTACGGTCATGACCTTGGGCCGCAGCCGCAGCAATGCGCCCTCGATCACGGCCTGGTGCAAGCCTTGGGGCGTCAGCACACCGTCGGCGGCGAGGCGCCGAGCGACCGCTTCCTCGAGGTATATGACCATCACGACGCCGGTCTGGACGGCGGTCCCGAACAGCGCGATGAACCCCACCCAGACCGCGACGGAGAAGTTGTAGCCGA
It encodes the following:
- the treZ gene encoding malto-oligosyltrehalose trehalohydrolase, coding for MRFGATVNGGTTMFRVWAPSARQVRLQIVGSPGASEMRREPDGSWSLEAAAQAGDRYFYLVDDNKPVPDPVSRFLPEGVHGPTEIVDPAAFEWTDAGWRGLKLRDYALYELHVGTFTPEGTFEAVVPRLEELKRLGVTALELMPVAAFPGARNWGYDGVSPYAVQASYGGPVGLKRLVDAAHRAGLAVVQDVVYNHLGPEGNYLRMFGPYFTGRYETPWGEAVNYDGAGCAGVRRYFVENAAYWVREYHMDGLRLDAVHTMHDHSARHVLAEVAEAAHAAGAEAGRPAVVIAESDANDAMLVAPAERGGYGLDAVWSDDFHHAVHAFFTGERAGYYQDFGRGEQIAKALREGFCFQGEHFAYWGKPRGSKPAGMRAEQHVLCLQNHDQVGNRAHGERLTQLVPRGARKLAAALLVLAPETPLLFMGQEYDERNPFLFFTSFGDPALRKAVVAGRKKEFKKFGFADTPDPEDAKTFERSKLQWPVDGGQWTDQGQREMWEWYRRLLELRREWVAGTDRQCDVRLEGAVLTMRVGSLVVQAGLKAGAALPPAAGKPLLESYEDGYAVRVSPQG
- a CDS encoding antibiotic biosynthesis monooxygenase, which codes for MLQIIWEYRVHREQAAAFEKYYGPDGDWAHFFRQGAGYLGTILLRDREHVDHYATIDQWDSAEDFHRFKEKFAAGYQQHDAHCNQFTIDERLVGYFDTP
- a CDS encoding amidohydrolase family protein; this encodes MKSLFVLLLLAASAAPQNLSPAVQQYVADDRREIGITHVRIIDGTGALAKEDQTILIVNGRILRIFGPNEKLSPSKDEMPIIEKGRPWKMKVEKLIDGTGMTLLPGLVLLHEHMFYPAGGGVFHEMPYSFPRLYLAAGVTSLRTGGSIEPYTDLELKKLIDSGKSVGPKMHVTGPYLEGAGAFTPQMHAIATPEDARATVAFWADQGATSFKAYNVITRANLKAAIDEAHRRGLKVTGHLCSIGFREAAELGIDDLEHGLIVDTEFFPGKKPDECPSSSKAYVHLATMDVNGPEIQQTIRTLVEKKVAVTSTLPVFEMFVPNRSNPAPQRVLDAMSDTAKTMFLSSRAGLDDPVRNQQRYGKPEAPWGRLFQMEMQFERAFAKAGGLLVAGTDPTGNGGALAGFGSQREVELLVEAGFTPLEAIQICTQNGARYLGIEKEVGTIEVGKAADLILVKGSPDKNIADIENVQMVFKDGVGYDPQKLVDSVRGLVGIR
- a CDS encoding PEGA domain-containing protein — encoded protein: MRLGRVMLLLAFAMLVMASRPARAQCNTDYRTTQFSETLFKENDCVRFTVAHLHVNLLLLSVVNCYGFLDITRDRIVYHSVDVPGHSMSFTRAEISETKDWDNFAHFVIKGKNYNWLHVEPRVVDNRIQVNAVDNKGLTYKASELLSFVNNFDTALARLKAELKAKEPPPPAPPPEPPKPKIARLTVNSQPGGVEVYLDGRYQGRTSERGELVVEAPPGDHELRLSLPNYKEWSQVVAFQAEYQARRDVALESAGPKPLSEKDVEEALLNGLAKVRIITLVEKYGVSFSLNAEIEGSLRAKGADSELLLSIAKNKK
- the lepA gene encoding translation elongation factor 4, encoding MDRQFIRNFAIIAHIDHGKSTLADRLLELTGALTAREMHAQVLDAMDLERERGITIKAHAVRMKYVAKDGTEYQLNLIDTPGHVDFSYEVSRSLASCEGALLLVDASQGVEAQTLANAYLAINHGLEIIPVINKIDLPSADIPRVKEMIEQTIGLDASNALLVSAKTGDGVPEVLEAIVQRIPPPKGLARTHLQALIFDSWFDPYRGVVVLTRVFQGTLKMGDRIRLWSNGKIFTIEGLGVLTPKPVVIDELVAGEVGFLIANLKNVGDTKIGDTITHEDRPAIDALPGFEEIKPMVFAGLYTVDAHEHTALREALEKLRLNDSSFFFEPESSAALGFGFRCGFLGLLHMEIIQERLEREHKLDLITTAPSVRFKVTKTDGSVLEVDNPSRWPNTTEIEKVEEPVILATILTTEEFVGNILKLVEEKRGKQKAFEYVSANRVMLTYELPLVEIVLDFYDRLKSVSKGYASLDYHLSGYWESPMVKLDILVGGEAVDALSLIVHRDFAYERGRALAAKMKELIPRQMFEVAIQAAIGAKIIARETVGAIRKNVLAKCYGGDITRKRKLLEKQKEGKKRMKRIGKVDIPQEAFLAVLRVGEE
- a CDS encoding energy transducer TonB, with protein sequence MFDSVLLEVPRAERRRRKLALVATLAGESLVIAALVAVPLLYLDAIPGMSVHAQVLNVPLGQAPASDRDQRPEPGGGNSHGPFLGGPRPIVRNMSPALPYGPARPDFVGETIPELPSTGPSGCCGVPGGDPNGFVPPPRPVRGPEKLVLSRLDPGMIVHRVEPAYPPQAKLIRVQGEVILHAVIAKDGGVESLRVVSGHPMLVGAALEAVRQWRFRPYYLNGSPIEVEAQVTVRFVLGD
- a CDS encoding OmpH family outer membrane protein, with amino-acid sequence MNRTHARIALALAVILSLTAFAQTTRAAASPAPASPAAPAPTKVGIINMQMAILASNEGQRDFAALQKRFDPKSVEIKTKQDEIKALQTQMQTQGDKMNEDARQSLLRQIDQKQTALKRLAEDAQKDFQTQSNDIGNAIGTKIFKTLDKWATANGFAVIIDVGNEQNTNVLWAAQGVNITQAVVEAYNTESGVPAPPKPAAGAPAAPSATRPAQPQPTPTKPR